From the Excalfactoria chinensis isolate bCotChi1 chromosome 1, bCotChi1.hap2, whole genome shotgun sequence genome, one window contains:
- the ARL6 gene encoding ADP-ribosylation factor-like protein 6 isoform X2, producing the protein MGLFDKLAGWLGLKKKEVHVLCLGLDNSGKTTIINKLKPSNAQTQDIVPTIGFSIEKFKTSSLSFTVFDMSGQGRYRNLWEHYYKEGQAIIFVIDSSDKLRMVVAKEELDTLLNHPDIKHRRLPILFFANKMDLRDAISSVKVSQLLSLENIKDKPWHICASDALKGEGLQEGVDWLQDQMQAMKT; encoded by the exons ATGGGACTGTTTGACAAGCTAGCGGGGTGGCTTGggctgaagaaaaaggaagttcATGTTTTGTGCCTTGGTTTGGACAACAGCGGCAAAACAACAATCATCAATAAACTTAAGCCTTCAAAT GCTCAAACTCAGGACATTGTTCCAACAATAGGATTCAGTATAGAGAAATTCAAGACATCCAG tttgtCTTTCACAGTATTTGATATGTCAGGCCAAGGCAGATACAGAAACCTCTGGGAGCATTACTACAA AGAAGGCCAAGCCATTATTTTTGTCATTGATAGCAGTGACAAATTAAGAATGGTTGTGGCCAAAGAAGAACTTGACACTCTTCTGAATCATCCAG ATATTAAGCACCGTCGACTGcctattcttttctttgctaaCAAGATGGACCTCAGGGATGCAATATCATCTGTGAAAGTATCTCAGTTATTATCATTAGAAAACATCAAAGACAAGCCTTGGCATATCTg tgccAGTGATGCTCTTAAAGGAGAAGGCTTACAGGAAGGTGTGGACTGGCTCCAAG ATCAGATGCAAGCAATGAAGACATGA
- the ARL6 gene encoding ADP-ribosylation factor-like protein 6 isoform X1: MGLFDKLAGWLGLKKKEVHVLCLGLDNSGKTTIINKLKPSNAQTQDIVPTIGFSIEKFKTSSLSFTVFDMSGQGRYRNLWEHYYKEGQAIIFVIDSSDKLRMVVAKEELDTLLNHPDIKHRRLPILFFANKMDLRDAISSVKVSQLLSLENIKDKPWHICASDALKGEGLQEGVDWLQDQITQSDASNEDMRDK; the protein is encoded by the exons ATGGGACTGTTTGACAAGCTAGCGGGGTGGCTTGggctgaagaaaaaggaagttcATGTTTTGTGCCTTGGTTTGGACAACAGCGGCAAAACAACAATCATCAATAAACTTAAGCCTTCAAAT GCTCAAACTCAGGACATTGTTCCAACAATAGGATTCAGTATAGAGAAATTCAAGACATCCAG tttgtCTTTCACAGTATTTGATATGTCAGGCCAAGGCAGATACAGAAACCTCTGGGAGCATTACTACAA AGAAGGCCAAGCCATTATTTTTGTCATTGATAGCAGTGACAAATTAAGAATGGTTGTGGCCAAAGAAGAACTTGACACTCTTCTGAATCATCCAG ATATTAAGCACCGTCGACTGcctattcttttctttgctaaCAAGATGGACCTCAGGGATGCAATATCATCTGTGAAAGTATCTCAGTTATTATCATTAGAAAACATCAAAGACAAGCCTTGGCATATCTg tgccAGTGATGCTCTTAAAGGAGAAGGCTTACAGGAAGGTGTGGACTGGCTCCAAG ATCAAATCACACA ATCAGATGCAAGCAATGAAGACATGAGAGATAAATAA